The proteins below are encoded in one region of Populus alba chromosome 2, ASM523922v2, whole genome shotgun sequence:
- the LOC118046896 gene encoding DUF724 domain-containing protein 7 isoform X4, whose product MVGLDSNPEPQPQQNPRQQDQTILFNKGEEVEVSSDEEGFRGAWYLATILEFPKPQSQAAVKSASKKKRKAIVQYKTLVTEDGSAPLVEQVDPHLIRPLPPQYLLKNGGPFQENEAIDASLRDGWWSGVVKKVLDGGSRYMVYFDNPPDVVEFEAKDLRLHLDWVDGNWVRPQMQRQATGSVFSSGTEVEVNLEKDNVRDIWLPAVVIKENEDKTFLVKCLSARNSDEAGPMKTIVDFLHIRPTPPLYADRNYELLERVDTRYGFGWRSGVITKLLAGRRYNVFFKHGNEDKELSHSKIRPHLEWVDGKWISKSKEVRIVSDSQGQFVGTDSSDNPDVAVQLKSSSAAEDETKEKTVSTSIRNPTEQSMHSGEKSVKKLKLTLYNGGGACSSASSMLTEVDTTEAPLSVTVLQSRKIPIEMSSNEKPCGFTTSKTGGKRARCIEKHMVDAQPSNKTENFSAGKTTKTKLHKVLELDCPKVDIVTRKGRATKSPFRSPNSSAAVKDGDAVEVTVQGISESDVKTKEIEVPLIIGLKAIEGIYQDDKEMLKLMRDQKKGLNDSAKDKNMEYVGSSQRRKRGRPRKLIINSKALVASKDFGPVDIADEVVQVVVKDLTTNEVEWPTQARAEPKVSHNSSREKSSEIFKTEFMSREADAAAAAASKNVAEDDQPLSTWFGNMHGSAGLEELRLSTGRIVSEAREKKVVAVQSCTVDPKSNDTLVENQLVPFVKKSPVWNTIESMEVFQIIPQKPHFHPLTECKEEYREGSAIGIMVE is encoded by the exons atggtggGTTTAGACTCAAATCCCGAACCCCAACCCCAACAAAACCCTCGACAGCAAGACCAGACTATCCTCTTCAACAAGGGTGAGGAAGTTGAAGTAAGCAGTGACGAGGAAGGTTTCAGGGGGGCTTGGTATTTAGCTACCATTTTAGAATTCCCGAAACCACAATCACAAGCAGCTGTGAAATCAGCttcgaaaaagaaaaggaaagcgaTTGTTCAGTACAAGACTCTGGTTACTGAAGATGGGTCTGCTCCTCTGGTAGAACAAGTCGATCCCCATCTCATTAGGCCTTTGCCCCCGCAATATTTACTGAAAAATGGTGGGCCTTTTCAAGAAAACGAAGCCATTGATGCAAGCCTGAGAGATGGCTGGTGGTCTGGTGTTGTAAAGAAGGTTCTTGATGGGGGGTCAAGATACATGGTTTATTTTGATAACCCTCCTGATGTTGTTGAATTTGAGGCCAAAGATTTAAGGCTTCATTTGGATTGGGTTGATGGCAACTGGGTCCGACCCCAAATGCAGCGG caAGCAACAGGATCGGTTTTTAGCTCAGGGACAGAAGTAGAAGTGAACCTTGAAAAAGATAATGTACGTGATATTTGGTTGCCTGCAGTTGTCATCAAAGAAAACGAGGATAAAACTTTCTTGGTAAAGTGTCTAAGCGCGCGGAATAGTGATGAGGCCGGTCCGATGAAAACAATTGTGGATTTTCTTCACATTCGACCCACTCCTCCTCTTTATGCAGACAGAAATTACGAGTTGCTGGAAAGGGTAGATACACGCTATGGCTTTGGTTGGAGATCTGGAGTAATTACAAAACTTCTTGCTGGGAGGAGATACAATGTCTTTTTTAAGCACGGAAATGAGGACAAGGAGCTCAGTCACTCAAAGATAAGGCCTCATCTGGAATGGGTTGATGGAAAATGGATTAGTAAATCAAAG GAAGTTAGAATTGTTTCTGATAGTCAAGGACAGTTTGTTGGCACCGACAGTAGTGATAACCCTGATGTGGCAGTACAACTCAAAAGCTCAAGTGCAGCTGAGGATGAGACCAAAGAGAAAACAGTTTCCACAAGCATAAGGAATCCCACAGAGCAGTCAATGCATTCGGGTGAAAAATCAGTGAAGAAGCTAAAGCTGACACTTTATAATGGTGGCGGCGCATGTTCAAGCGCTTCCAGTATGCTAACTGAAGTAGATACTACTGAAGCTCCATTATCAGTTACAGTTCTGCAGTCTAGGAAGATACCAATTGAAATGTCAAGCAACGAAAAACCTTGTGGTTTTACCACTTCAAAAACAGGAGGTAAAAGAGCAAGATGCATAGAAAAACATATGGTTGATGCTCAGCCTTCTAACAAAACTGAGAACTTTTCTGCAGGAAAGACAACT AAGACTAAGCTACATAAAGTGCTTGAATTGGACTGCCCAAAAGTGGATATTGTAACTAGGAAAGGGAGAGCCACCAAATCACCTTTTAGAAGTCCAAACTCTTCGGCAGCAG TGAAGGACGGTGATGCAGTGGAAGTTACTGTTCAAGGCATCAGTGAGAGTGatgttaaaacaaaagaaattgaagtccCTCTGATCATAGGGTTAAAAGCTATAGAGGGCATTTATCAGGATGACAAGGAAATGCTGAAGCTTATGAGGGATCAGAAGAAGGGTTTGAATGATTCAGCCAAAGACAAGAACATG GAATATGTGGGAAGCAGTCAAAGAAGAAAGAGGGGAAGACCACGCAAATTAATCATAAACTCAAAAGCTCTGGTGGCTA GTAAGGACTTTGGCCCTGTGGACATTGCTGATGAAGTTGTACAAGTGGTTGTAAAAGATCTTACAACTAATGAAGTTGAGTGGCCTACACAGGCAAGGGCGGAGCCTAAAG TTTCACATAATTCTTCAAGAGAGAAAAGCAGTGAAATTTTCAAGACAGAATTCATGTCAAGGGAAGctgatgctgctgctgctgctgcatcgAAGAATGTTGCTGAAGATGATCAACCTCTATCAACCTGGTTTGGGAATATGCACGGTTCTGCAGGTCTTGAAGAATTAA GATTATCGACTGGTCGGATTGTGAGTGAggctagagaaaaaaaagttgtggcAGTGCAATCGTGTACGGTTGATCCAAAAAGCAATGACACTCTGGTGGAAAATCAGTTGGTGCCTTTTGTAAAGAAGTCTCCGGTTTGGAACACAATTGAATCTATGGAAGTATTCCAAATCATACCGCAAAAACCACACTTCCATCCTTTGACTGAATGTAAAGAAGAGTATCGTGAAGGATCAGCCATTGGCATTATG GTTGAATGA
- the LOC118046896 gene encoding DUF724 domain-containing protein 6 isoform X1, which yields MVGLDSNPEPQPQQNPRQQDQTILFNKGEEVEVSSDEEGFRGAWYLATILEFPKPQSQAAVKSASKKKRKAIVQYKTLVTEDGSAPLVEQVDPHLIRPLPPQYLLKNGGPFQENEAIDASLRDGWWSGVVKKVLDGGSRYMVYFDNPPDVVEFEAKDLRLHLDWVDGNWVRPQMQRQATGSVFSSGTEVEVNLEKDNVRDIWLPAVVIKENEDKTFLVKCLSARNSDEAGPMKTIVDFLHIRPTPPLYADRNYELLERVDTRYGFGWRSGVITKLLAGRRYNVFFKHGNEDKELSHSKIRPHLEWVDGKWISKSKEVRIVSDSQGQFVGTDSSDNPDVAVQLKSSSAAEDETKEKTVSTSIRNPTEQSMHSGEKSVKKLKLTLYNGGGACSSASSMLTEVDTTEAPLSVTVLQSRKIPIEMSSNEKPCGFTTSKTGGKRARCIEKHMVDAQPSNKTENFSAGKTTKTKLHKVLELDCPKVDIVTRKGRATKSPFRSPNSSAAVKDGDAVEVTVQGISESDVKTKEIEVPLIIGLKAIEGIYQDDKEMLKLMRDQKKGLNDSAKDKNMEYVGSSQRRKRGRPRKLIINSKALVASKDFGPVDIADEVVQVVVKDLTTNEVEWPTQARAEPKVSHNSSREKSSEIFKTEFMSREADAAAAAASKNVAEDDQPLSTWFGNMHGSAGLEELRLSTGRIVSEAREKKVVAVQSCTVDPKSNDTLVENQLVPFVKKSPVWNTIESMEVFQIIPQKPHFHPLTECKEEYREGSAIGIMVTFASLFEKISSLQFDDCRSILESTLESLVDLEKHGFDITVPRCRLNELLSIKDGQGEVINESKDAEGKIRAHADEKRKLEEKMSDIEKKITELQEELALTNAKMEAKGLDISKMQSHTDAINERIKNARDHFVKVASAPWKSP from the exons atggtggGTTTAGACTCAAATCCCGAACCCCAACCCCAACAAAACCCTCGACAGCAAGACCAGACTATCCTCTTCAACAAGGGTGAGGAAGTTGAAGTAAGCAGTGACGAGGAAGGTTTCAGGGGGGCTTGGTATTTAGCTACCATTTTAGAATTCCCGAAACCACAATCACAAGCAGCTGTGAAATCAGCttcgaaaaagaaaaggaaagcgaTTGTTCAGTACAAGACTCTGGTTACTGAAGATGGGTCTGCTCCTCTGGTAGAACAAGTCGATCCCCATCTCATTAGGCCTTTGCCCCCGCAATATTTACTGAAAAATGGTGGGCCTTTTCAAGAAAACGAAGCCATTGATGCAAGCCTGAGAGATGGCTGGTGGTCTGGTGTTGTAAAGAAGGTTCTTGATGGGGGGTCAAGATACATGGTTTATTTTGATAACCCTCCTGATGTTGTTGAATTTGAGGCCAAAGATTTAAGGCTTCATTTGGATTGGGTTGATGGCAACTGGGTCCGACCCCAAATGCAGCGG caAGCAACAGGATCGGTTTTTAGCTCAGGGACAGAAGTAGAAGTGAACCTTGAAAAAGATAATGTACGTGATATTTGGTTGCCTGCAGTTGTCATCAAAGAAAACGAGGATAAAACTTTCTTGGTAAAGTGTCTAAGCGCGCGGAATAGTGATGAGGCCGGTCCGATGAAAACAATTGTGGATTTTCTTCACATTCGACCCACTCCTCCTCTTTATGCAGACAGAAATTACGAGTTGCTGGAAAGGGTAGATACACGCTATGGCTTTGGTTGGAGATCTGGAGTAATTACAAAACTTCTTGCTGGGAGGAGATACAATGTCTTTTTTAAGCACGGAAATGAGGACAAGGAGCTCAGTCACTCAAAGATAAGGCCTCATCTGGAATGGGTTGATGGAAAATGGATTAGTAAATCAAAG GAAGTTAGAATTGTTTCTGATAGTCAAGGACAGTTTGTTGGCACCGACAGTAGTGATAACCCTGATGTGGCAGTACAACTCAAAAGCTCAAGTGCAGCTGAGGATGAGACCAAAGAGAAAACAGTTTCCACAAGCATAAGGAATCCCACAGAGCAGTCAATGCATTCGGGTGAAAAATCAGTGAAGAAGCTAAAGCTGACACTTTATAATGGTGGCGGCGCATGTTCAAGCGCTTCCAGTATGCTAACTGAAGTAGATACTACTGAAGCTCCATTATCAGTTACAGTTCTGCAGTCTAGGAAGATACCAATTGAAATGTCAAGCAACGAAAAACCTTGTGGTTTTACCACTTCAAAAACAGGAGGTAAAAGAGCAAGATGCATAGAAAAACATATGGTTGATGCTCAGCCTTCTAACAAAACTGAGAACTTTTCTGCAGGAAAGACAACT AAGACTAAGCTACATAAAGTGCTTGAATTGGACTGCCCAAAAGTGGATATTGTAACTAGGAAAGGGAGAGCCACCAAATCACCTTTTAGAAGTCCAAACTCTTCGGCAGCAG TGAAGGACGGTGATGCAGTGGAAGTTACTGTTCAAGGCATCAGTGAGAGTGatgttaaaacaaaagaaattgaagtccCTCTGATCATAGGGTTAAAAGCTATAGAGGGCATTTATCAGGATGACAAGGAAATGCTGAAGCTTATGAGGGATCAGAAGAAGGGTTTGAATGATTCAGCCAAAGACAAGAACATG GAATATGTGGGAAGCAGTCAAAGAAGAAAGAGGGGAAGACCACGCAAATTAATCATAAACTCAAAAGCTCTGGTGGCTA GTAAGGACTTTGGCCCTGTGGACATTGCTGATGAAGTTGTACAAGTGGTTGTAAAAGATCTTACAACTAATGAAGTTGAGTGGCCTACACAGGCAAGGGCGGAGCCTAAAG TTTCACATAATTCTTCAAGAGAGAAAAGCAGTGAAATTTTCAAGACAGAATTCATGTCAAGGGAAGctgatgctgctgctgctgctgcatcgAAGAATGTTGCTGAAGATGATCAACCTCTATCAACCTGGTTTGGGAATATGCACGGTTCTGCAGGTCTTGAAGAATTAA GATTATCGACTGGTCGGATTGTGAGTGAggctagagaaaaaaaagttgtggcAGTGCAATCGTGTACGGTTGATCCAAAAAGCAATGACACTCTGGTGGAAAATCAGTTGGTGCCTTTTGTAAAGAAGTCTCCGGTTTGGAACACAATTGAATCTATGGAAGTATTCCAAATCATACCGCAAAAACCACACTTCCATCCTTTGACTGAATGTAAAGAAGAGTATCGTGAAGGATCAGCCATTGGCATTATGGTAACATTCGCCAGTTTGTTTGAGAAGATATCCTCACTTCAATTTGATGATTGTAGAAGCATATTAGAGAGTACATTGGAAAGTCTTGTTGACTTGGAGAAGCATGGATTTGACATCACTGTGCCACGCTGTAGGTTGAATGAATTGCTTTCAATTAAAGATGGGCAAGGGGAGGTAATAAATGAGTCCAAAGATGCTGAAGGGAAAATACGAGCGCATGCTGATGAGAAAAGAAAGCTGGAAGAGAAGATGAGCGATATTGAGAAGAAGATAACTGAGCTACAGGAAGAACTTGCTTTAACCAATGCAAAGATGGAGGCTAAGGGCCTTGATATTTCCAAGATGCAATCCCATACTGATGCCATAAATGAACGGATAAAAAATGCCCGGGATCATTTTGTAAAAGTAGCCTCCGCCCCTTGGAAGTCTCCCTGA
- the LOC118046896 gene encoding DUF724 domain-containing protein 6 isoform X2, which produces MVGLDSNPEPQPQQNPRQQDQTILFNKGEEVEVSSDEEGFRGAWYLATILEFPKPQSQAAVKSASKKKRKAIVQYKTLVTEDGSAPLVEQVDPHLIRPLPPQYLLKNGGPFQENEAIDASLRDGWWSGVVKKVLDGGSRYMVYFDNPPDVVEFEAKDLRLHLDWVDGNWVRPQMQRLYFYPICSFHFINGVEDMYALCLTYLSFVIKENEDKTFLVKCLSARNSDEAGPMKTIVDFLHIRPTPPLYADRNYELLERVDTRYGFGWRSGVITKLLAGRRYNVFFKHGNEDKELSHSKIRPHLEWVDGKWISKSKEVRIVSDSQGQFVGTDSSDNPDVAVQLKSSSAAEDETKEKTVSTSIRNPTEQSMHSGEKSVKKLKLTLYNGGGACSSASSMLTEVDTTEAPLSVTVLQSRKIPIEMSSNEKPCGFTTSKTGGKRARCIEKHMVDAQPSNKTENFSAGKTTKTKLHKVLELDCPKVDIVTRKGRATKSPFRSPNSSAAVKDGDAVEVTVQGISESDVKTKEIEVPLIIGLKAIEGIYQDDKEMLKLMRDQKKGLNDSAKDKNMEYVGSSQRRKRGRPRKLIINSKALVASKDFGPVDIADEVVQVVVKDLTTNEVEWPTQARAEPKVSHNSSREKSSEIFKTEFMSREADAAAAAASKNVAEDDQPLSTWFGNMHGSAGLEELRLSTGRIVSEAREKKVVAVQSCTVDPKSNDTLVENQLVPFVKKSPVWNTIESMEVFQIIPQKPHFHPLTECKEEYREGSAIGIMVTFASLFEKISSLQFDDCRSILESTLESLVDLEKHGFDITVPRCRLNELLSIKDGQGEVINESKDAEGKIRAHADEKRKLEEKMSDIEKKITELQEELALTNAKMEAKGLDISKMQSHTDAINERIKNARDHFVKVASAPWKSP; this is translated from the exons atggtggGTTTAGACTCAAATCCCGAACCCCAACCCCAACAAAACCCTCGACAGCAAGACCAGACTATCCTCTTCAACAAGGGTGAGGAAGTTGAAGTAAGCAGTGACGAGGAAGGTTTCAGGGGGGCTTGGTATTTAGCTACCATTTTAGAATTCCCGAAACCACAATCACAAGCAGCTGTGAAATCAGCttcgaaaaagaaaaggaaagcgaTTGTTCAGTACAAGACTCTGGTTACTGAAGATGGGTCTGCTCCTCTGGTAGAACAAGTCGATCCCCATCTCATTAGGCCTTTGCCCCCGCAATATTTACTGAAAAATGGTGGGCCTTTTCAAGAAAACGAAGCCATTGATGCAAGCCTGAGAGATGGCTGGTGGTCTGGTGTTGTAAAGAAGGTTCTTGATGGGGGGTCAAGATACATGGTTTATTTTGATAACCCTCCTGATGTTGTTGAATTTGAGGCCAAAGATTTAAGGCTTCATTTGGATTGGGTTGATGGCAACTGGGTCCGACCCCAAATGCAGCGG CTCTATTTCTATCCAATCTGTTCTTTCCATTTTATCAATGGAGTTGAAGATATGTATGCTCTCTGTTTGACTTATTTATCAT TTGTCATCAAAGAAAACGAGGATAAAACTTTCTTGGTAAAGTGTCTAAGCGCGCGGAATAGTGATGAGGCCGGTCCGATGAAAACAATTGTGGATTTTCTTCACATTCGACCCACTCCTCCTCTTTATGCAGACAGAAATTACGAGTTGCTGGAAAGGGTAGATACACGCTATGGCTTTGGTTGGAGATCTGGAGTAATTACAAAACTTCTTGCTGGGAGGAGATACAATGTCTTTTTTAAGCACGGAAATGAGGACAAGGAGCTCAGTCACTCAAAGATAAGGCCTCATCTGGAATGGGTTGATGGAAAATGGATTAGTAAATCAAAG GAAGTTAGAATTGTTTCTGATAGTCAAGGACAGTTTGTTGGCACCGACAGTAGTGATAACCCTGATGTGGCAGTACAACTCAAAAGCTCAAGTGCAGCTGAGGATGAGACCAAAGAGAAAACAGTTTCCACAAGCATAAGGAATCCCACAGAGCAGTCAATGCATTCGGGTGAAAAATCAGTGAAGAAGCTAAAGCTGACACTTTATAATGGTGGCGGCGCATGTTCAAGCGCTTCCAGTATGCTAACTGAAGTAGATACTACTGAAGCTCCATTATCAGTTACAGTTCTGCAGTCTAGGAAGATACCAATTGAAATGTCAAGCAACGAAAAACCTTGTGGTTTTACCACTTCAAAAACAGGAGGTAAAAGAGCAAGATGCATAGAAAAACATATGGTTGATGCTCAGCCTTCTAACAAAACTGAGAACTTTTCTGCAGGAAAGACAACT AAGACTAAGCTACATAAAGTGCTTGAATTGGACTGCCCAAAAGTGGATATTGTAACTAGGAAAGGGAGAGCCACCAAATCACCTTTTAGAAGTCCAAACTCTTCGGCAGCAG TGAAGGACGGTGATGCAGTGGAAGTTACTGTTCAAGGCATCAGTGAGAGTGatgttaaaacaaaagaaattgaagtccCTCTGATCATAGGGTTAAAAGCTATAGAGGGCATTTATCAGGATGACAAGGAAATGCTGAAGCTTATGAGGGATCAGAAGAAGGGTTTGAATGATTCAGCCAAAGACAAGAACATG GAATATGTGGGAAGCAGTCAAAGAAGAAAGAGGGGAAGACCACGCAAATTAATCATAAACTCAAAAGCTCTGGTGGCTA GTAAGGACTTTGGCCCTGTGGACATTGCTGATGAAGTTGTACAAGTGGTTGTAAAAGATCTTACAACTAATGAAGTTGAGTGGCCTACACAGGCAAGGGCGGAGCCTAAAG TTTCACATAATTCTTCAAGAGAGAAAAGCAGTGAAATTTTCAAGACAGAATTCATGTCAAGGGAAGctgatgctgctgctgctgctgcatcgAAGAATGTTGCTGAAGATGATCAACCTCTATCAACCTGGTTTGGGAATATGCACGGTTCTGCAGGTCTTGAAGAATTAA GATTATCGACTGGTCGGATTGTGAGTGAggctagagaaaaaaaagttgtggcAGTGCAATCGTGTACGGTTGATCCAAAAAGCAATGACACTCTGGTGGAAAATCAGTTGGTGCCTTTTGTAAAGAAGTCTCCGGTTTGGAACACAATTGAATCTATGGAAGTATTCCAAATCATACCGCAAAAACCACACTTCCATCCTTTGACTGAATGTAAAGAAGAGTATCGTGAAGGATCAGCCATTGGCATTATGGTAACATTCGCCAGTTTGTTTGAGAAGATATCCTCACTTCAATTTGATGATTGTAGAAGCATATTAGAGAGTACATTGGAAAGTCTTGTTGACTTGGAGAAGCATGGATTTGACATCACTGTGCCACGCTGTAGGTTGAATGAATTGCTTTCAATTAAAGATGGGCAAGGGGAGGTAATAAATGAGTCCAAAGATGCTGAAGGGAAAATACGAGCGCATGCTGATGAGAAAAGAAAGCTGGAAGAGAAGATGAGCGATATTGAGAAGAAGATAACTGAGCTACAGGAAGAACTTGCTTTAACCAATGCAAAGATGGAGGCTAAGGGCCTTGATATTTCCAAGATGCAATCCCATACTGATGCCATAAATGAACGGATAAAAAATGCCCGGGATCATTTTGTAAAAGTAGCCTCCGCCCCTTGGAAGTCTCCCTGA
- the LOC118046896 gene encoding DUF724 domain-containing protein 7 isoform X3, producing the protein MVGLDSNPEPQPQQNPRQQDQTILFNKGEEVEVSSDEEGFRGAWYLATILEFPKPQSQAAVKSASKKKRKAIVQYKTLVTEDGSAPLVEQVDPHLIRPLPPQYLLKNGGPFQENEAIDASLRDGWWSGVVKKVLDGGSRYMVYFDNPPDVVEFEAKDLRLHLDWVDGNWVRPQMQRQATGSVFSSGTEVEVNLEKDNVRDIWLPAVVIKENEDKTFLVKCLSARNSDEAGPMKTIVDFLHIRPTPPLYADRNYELLERVDTRYGFGWRSGVITKLLAGRRYNVFFKHGNEDKELSHSKIRPHLEWVDGKWISKSKEVRIVSDSQGQFVGTDSSDNPDVAVQLKSSSAAEDETKEKTVSTSIRNPTEQSMHSGEKSVKKLKLTLYNGGGACSSASSMLTEVDTTEAPLSVTVLQSRKIPIEMSSNEKPCGFTTSKTGGKRARCIEKHMVDAQPSNKTENFSAGKTTKTKLHKVLELDCPKVDIVTRKGRATKSPFRSPNSSAAVKDGDAVEVTVQGISESDVKTKEIEVPLIIGLKAIEGIYQDDKEMLKLMRDQKKGLNDSAKDKNMEYVGSSQRRKRGRPRKLIINSKALVASKDFGPVDIADEVVQVVVKDLTTNEVEWPTQARAEPKVSHNSSREKSSEIFKTEFMSREADAAAAAASKNVAEDDQPLSTWFGNMHGSAGLSTGRIVSEAREKKVVAVQSCTVDPKSNDTLVENQLVPFVKKSPVWNTIESMEVFQIIPQKPHFHPLTECKEEYREGSAIGIMVTFASLFEKISSLQFDDCRSILESTLESLVDLEKHGFDITVPRCRLNELLSIKDGQGEVINESKDAEGKIRAHADEKRKLEEKMSDIEKKITELQEELALTNAKMEAKGLDISKMQSHTDAINERIKNARDHFVKVASAPWKSP; encoded by the exons atggtggGTTTAGACTCAAATCCCGAACCCCAACCCCAACAAAACCCTCGACAGCAAGACCAGACTATCCTCTTCAACAAGGGTGAGGAAGTTGAAGTAAGCAGTGACGAGGAAGGTTTCAGGGGGGCTTGGTATTTAGCTACCATTTTAGAATTCCCGAAACCACAATCACAAGCAGCTGTGAAATCAGCttcgaaaaagaaaaggaaagcgaTTGTTCAGTACAAGACTCTGGTTACTGAAGATGGGTCTGCTCCTCTGGTAGAACAAGTCGATCCCCATCTCATTAGGCCTTTGCCCCCGCAATATTTACTGAAAAATGGTGGGCCTTTTCAAGAAAACGAAGCCATTGATGCAAGCCTGAGAGATGGCTGGTGGTCTGGTGTTGTAAAGAAGGTTCTTGATGGGGGGTCAAGATACATGGTTTATTTTGATAACCCTCCTGATGTTGTTGAATTTGAGGCCAAAGATTTAAGGCTTCATTTGGATTGGGTTGATGGCAACTGGGTCCGACCCCAAATGCAGCGG caAGCAACAGGATCGGTTTTTAGCTCAGGGACAGAAGTAGAAGTGAACCTTGAAAAAGATAATGTACGTGATATTTGGTTGCCTGCAGTTGTCATCAAAGAAAACGAGGATAAAACTTTCTTGGTAAAGTGTCTAAGCGCGCGGAATAGTGATGAGGCCGGTCCGATGAAAACAATTGTGGATTTTCTTCACATTCGACCCACTCCTCCTCTTTATGCAGACAGAAATTACGAGTTGCTGGAAAGGGTAGATACACGCTATGGCTTTGGTTGGAGATCTGGAGTAATTACAAAACTTCTTGCTGGGAGGAGATACAATGTCTTTTTTAAGCACGGAAATGAGGACAAGGAGCTCAGTCACTCAAAGATAAGGCCTCATCTGGAATGGGTTGATGGAAAATGGATTAGTAAATCAAAG GAAGTTAGAATTGTTTCTGATAGTCAAGGACAGTTTGTTGGCACCGACAGTAGTGATAACCCTGATGTGGCAGTACAACTCAAAAGCTCAAGTGCAGCTGAGGATGAGACCAAAGAGAAAACAGTTTCCACAAGCATAAGGAATCCCACAGAGCAGTCAATGCATTCGGGTGAAAAATCAGTGAAGAAGCTAAAGCTGACACTTTATAATGGTGGCGGCGCATGTTCAAGCGCTTCCAGTATGCTAACTGAAGTAGATACTACTGAAGCTCCATTATCAGTTACAGTTCTGCAGTCTAGGAAGATACCAATTGAAATGTCAAGCAACGAAAAACCTTGTGGTTTTACCACTTCAAAAACAGGAGGTAAAAGAGCAAGATGCATAGAAAAACATATGGTTGATGCTCAGCCTTCTAACAAAACTGAGAACTTTTCTGCAGGAAAGACAACT AAGACTAAGCTACATAAAGTGCTTGAATTGGACTGCCCAAAAGTGGATATTGTAACTAGGAAAGGGAGAGCCACCAAATCACCTTTTAGAAGTCCAAACTCTTCGGCAGCAG TGAAGGACGGTGATGCAGTGGAAGTTACTGTTCAAGGCATCAGTGAGAGTGatgttaaaacaaaagaaattgaagtccCTCTGATCATAGGGTTAAAAGCTATAGAGGGCATTTATCAGGATGACAAGGAAATGCTGAAGCTTATGAGGGATCAGAAGAAGGGTTTGAATGATTCAGCCAAAGACAAGAACATG GAATATGTGGGAAGCAGTCAAAGAAGAAAGAGGGGAAGACCACGCAAATTAATCATAAACTCAAAAGCTCTGGTGGCTA GTAAGGACTTTGGCCCTGTGGACATTGCTGATGAAGTTGTACAAGTGGTTGTAAAAGATCTTACAACTAATGAAGTTGAGTGGCCTACACAGGCAAGGGCGGAGCCTAAAG TTTCACATAATTCTTCAAGAGAGAAAAGCAGTGAAATTTTCAAGACAGAATTCATGTCAAGGGAAGctgatgctgctgctgctgctgcatcgAAGAATGTTGCTGAAGATGATCAACCTCTATCAACCTGGTTTGGGAATATGCACGGTTCTGCAG GATTATCGACTGGTCGGATTGTGAGTGAggctagagaaaaaaaagttgtggcAGTGCAATCGTGTACGGTTGATCCAAAAAGCAATGACACTCTGGTGGAAAATCAGTTGGTGCCTTTTGTAAAGAAGTCTCCGGTTTGGAACACAATTGAATCTATGGAAGTATTCCAAATCATACCGCAAAAACCACACTTCCATCCTTTGACTGAATGTAAAGAAGAGTATCGTGAAGGATCAGCCATTGGCATTATGGTAACATTCGCCAGTTTGTTTGAGAAGATATCCTCACTTCAATTTGATGATTGTAGAAGCATATTAGAGAGTACATTGGAAAGTCTTGTTGACTTGGAGAAGCATGGATTTGACATCACTGTGCCACGCTGTAGGTTGAATGAATTGCTTTCAATTAAAGATGGGCAAGGGGAGGTAATAAATGAGTCCAAAGATGCTGAAGGGAAAATACGAGCGCATGCTGATGAGAAAAGAAAGCTGGAAGAGAAGATGAGCGATATTGAGAAGAAGATAACTGAGCTACAGGAAGAACTTGCTTTAACCAATGCAAAGATGGAGGCTAAGGGCCTTGATATTTCCAAGATGCAATCCCATACTGATGCCATAAATGAACGGATAAAAAATGCCCGGGATCATTTTGTAAAAGTAGCCTCCGCCCCTTGGAAGTCTCCCTGA